The proteins below come from a single Cervus canadensis isolate Bull #8, Minnesota chromosome 2, ASM1932006v1, whole genome shotgun sequence genomic window:
- the TENT5C gene encoding terminal nucleotidyltransferase 5C: MAEESSSTRDCVSFSVLTWDQVSRLHEVLTEVVPIHGRGNFPTLEITLKDIVQTVRGRLEEAGIKVQDVRLNGSAAGHVLVKDNGLGCKDLDLIFHVALPTEAEFQLVRDVVLCSLLNFLPEGVNKLKISPTTLKEAYVQKLVKVCTDTDRWSLISLSNKNGRNVELKFVDSIRRQFEFSVDSFQIILDSLLFFYDCSGHPLSEQLHPTVIGESVYGDFEEALDHLQNRLIATKNPEEIRGGGLLKYSNLLVRDFRPTDQEEIKTLERYMCSRFFIDFPDILEQQRKLETYLQNHFAEEERSKYDYLMTLRKVVNESTVCLMGHERRQTLNLISLLALRVLAEQNIIPNATTVTCYYQPAPYVSDGNFNNYYVAHPPLTYSQPYPTWLPCN; the protein is encoded by the coding sequence atggcagaggagagcAGCAGTACCAGGGACTGCGTGTCCTTCAGCGTGCTCACCTGGGACCAGGTGAGCCGTCTGCATGAGGTCCTGACTGAGGTGGTACCCATCCATGGGCGAGGCAACTTCCCCACCTTGGAGATCACACTCAAGGACATCGTGCAGACTGTCCGTGGCCGGCTGGAGGAGGCAGGCATCAAAGTGCAGGATGTCCGGCTGAACGGCTCTGCGGCCGGCCATGTCCTGGTCAAAGACAACGGGTTGGGCTGCAAAGACCTGGACCTCATCTTTCACGTGGCTCTGCCCACAGAGGCCGAGTTTCAGCTGGTCAGGGATGTGGTGTTGTGTTCTCTCCTGAACTTCCTGCCGGAGGGCGTGAACAAGCTCAAGATCAGCCCCACGACCCTGAAGGAGGCCTACGTGCAGAAGCTGGTGAAGGTGTGCACGGACACGGACCGCTGGAGCCTCATCTCCCTCTCCAACAAGAACGGGCGCAACGTGGAGCTCAAGTTCGTCGACTCCATCCGGCGCCAGTTCGAGTTCAGCGTGGACTCGTTCCAGATCATCCTGGACTCCCTGCTTTTCTTCTACGACTGCTCCGGCCATCCCCTGTCCGAGCAGCTGCACCCCACGGTCATCGGGGAGAGCGTGTATGGGGACTTCGAGGAAGCCCTGGACCACCTGCAGAACAGACTCATCGCCACCAAGAACCCCGAGGAGATCCGGGGCGGGGGGCTGCTCAAGTACAGCAACCTGCTGGTGCGGGACTTCCGGCCCACCGACCAGGAGGAGATCAAGACCCTGGAGCGCTACATGTGCTCCCGCTTCTTCATCGACTTCCCCGACATCCTCGAGCAGCAGAGGAAGCTGGAGACCTACCTGCAGAACCACTTCGCCGAGGAGGAGAGGAGCAAGTACGACTACCTCATGACCCTGCGCAAGGTGGTCAACGAGAGCACCGTGTGCCTCATGGGCCACGAGCGCAGGCAGACCCTGAACCTCATCTCGCTGCTGGCCCTGCGCGTGCTGGCGGAGCAGAACATCATCCCCAACGCCACCACCGTCACCTGCTACTACCAGCCCGCTCCCTACGTCAGCGATGGCAACTTCAACAACTACTACGTGGCCCACCCCCCGCTCACCTACAGCCAGCCCTACCCCACCTGGCTGCCCTGTAACTAA